In the genome of Magnolia sinica isolate HGM2019 chromosome 2, MsV1, whole genome shotgun sequence, one region contains:
- the LOC131237961 gene encoding probable pinoresinol-lariciresinol reductase 3 isoform X1, producing the protein MAEEKSRILIIGATGKLGHYLVNASLASGHPTFALVRETSSSEPQKAQLLHSLANAGVKLIHGSLQDLESLVKAIKQVEIVICAIPSKNVLDQKLLIQAIKEAGCIKRFIPSEFGADPDKAQIPDLDYGFYAKKSEIRRVIEKEGIPYTYISCNFFTRYLLPSLAQPGLNTPPRDRVKIFGDGNTKAVFVEESDVATFTICTVDDPRTLNKVLYLRPPGNVCSMNELVEIWEMKIAKKLEKVYISEEQLLKSIKETPFPSNSEMIFIYSAFIKGDHTYFDIEPSGINGTELYPHVKYTTISEYLDTHL; encoded by the exons ATGGCTGAAGAGAAGAGCAGAATCCTGATAATCGGAGCCACAGGGAAACTGGGCCATTATTTGGTGAACGCTAGCCTGGCATCTGGCCATCCAACATTCGCTCTCGTCCGAGAAACCTCTTCCTCTGAACCCCAAAAAGCTCAACTCCTCCATTCCTTGGCAAATGCCGGAGTGAAACTCATTCAT GGTTCGCTGCAAGATCTGGAGAGTCTCGTTAAAGCGATAAAGCAAGTAGAAATCGTTATCTGCGCCATTCCTTCCAAAAATGTCCTCGATCAGAAGCTCCTCATTCAAGCTATCAAAGAAGCTGGATGCATCAAA AGGTTCATTCCATCAGAATTTGGAGCAGATCCTGATAAAGCCCAGATTCCTGACCTTGACTATGGCTTCTATGCAAAGAAATCAGAGATCCGACGTGTTATAGAAAAGGAAGGCATTCCATACACCTACATCTCCTGCAACTTCTTCACAAGATATTTACTTCCATCACTTGCGCAACCAGGTCTTAATACGCCTCCAAGAGACAGAGTCAAGATCTTTGGAGATGGAAACACAAAAG CTGTTTTTGTGGAGGAATCTGATGTTGCTACCTTTACAATATGTACTGTCGATGACCCGAGGACTTTGAACAAAGTGTTGTATCTGAGGCCTCCTGGCAATGTTTGCTCCATGAATGAGCTGGTTGAGATTTGGGAGATGAAGATTGCAAAGAAGCTTGAGAAGGTTTACATATCAGAGGAACAACTTCTTAAGAGCATTAAAG AGACTCCATTCCCGAGCAACTCTGAGATGATCTTTATATATTCTGCTTTCATAAAGGGAGACCATACATACTTTGACATCGAACCCTCCGGCATCAATGGTACGGAACTCTATCCACATGTGAAATACACCACTATAAGTGAGTACTTAGACACTCATCTATAA
- the LOC131237961 gene encoding probable pinoresinol-lariciresinol reductase 3 isoform X3 encodes MAEEKSRILIIGATGKLGHYLVNASLASGHPTFALVRETSSSEPQKAQLLHSLANAGVKLIHGSLQDLESLVKAIKQVEIVICAIPSKNVLDQKLLIQAIKEAGCIKRFIPSEFGADPDKAQIPDLDYGFYAKKSEIRRVIEKEGIPYTYISCNFFTRYLLPSLAQPGLNTPPRDRVKIFGDGNTKAVFVEESDVATFTICTVDDPRTLNKVLYLRPPGNVCSMNELVEIWEMKIAKKLEKVYISEEQLLKSIKETPFPSNSEMIFIYSAFIKGDHTYFDIEPSGINDVGGSHV; translated from the exons ATGGCTGAAGAGAAGAGCAGAATCCTGATAATCGGAGCCACAGGGAAACTGGGCCATTATTTGGTGAACGCTAGCCTGGCATCTGGCCATCCAACATTCGCTCTCGTCCGAGAAACCTCTTCCTCTGAACCCCAAAAAGCTCAACTCCTCCATTCCTTGGCAAATGCCGGAGTGAAACTCATTCAT GGTTCGCTGCAAGATCTGGAGAGTCTCGTTAAAGCGATAAAGCAAGTAGAAATCGTTATCTGCGCCATTCCTTCCAAAAATGTCCTCGATCAGAAGCTCCTCATTCAAGCTATCAAAGAAGCTGGATGCATCAAA AGGTTCATTCCATCAGAATTTGGAGCAGATCCTGATAAAGCCCAGATTCCTGACCTTGACTATGGCTTCTATGCAAAGAAATCAGAGATCCGACGTGTTATAGAAAAGGAAGGCATTCCATACACCTACATCTCCTGCAACTTCTTCACAAGATATTTACTTCCATCACTTGCGCAACCAGGTCTTAATACGCCTCCAAGAGACAGAGTCAAGATCTTTGGAGATGGAAACACAAAAG CTGTTTTTGTGGAGGAATCTGATGTTGCTACCTTTACAATATGTACTGTCGATGACCCGAGGACTTTGAACAAAGTGTTGTATCTGAGGCCTCCTGGCAATGTTTGCTCCATGAATGAGCTGGTTGAGATTTGGGAGATGAAGATTGCAAAGAAGCTTGAGAAGGTTTACATATCAGAGGAACAACTTCTTAAGAGCATTAAAG AGACTCCATTCCCGAGCAACTCTGAGATGATCTTTATATATTCTGCTTTCATAAAGGGAGACCATACATACTTTGACATCGAACCCTCCGGCATCAATG ATGTTGGTGGTTCCCATGTGTGA
- the LOC131237961 gene encoding probable pinoresinol-lariciresinol reductase 3 isoform X2 has product MAEEKSRILIIGATGKLGHYLVNASLASGHPTFALVRETSSSEPQKAQLLHSLANAGVKLIHGSLQDLESLVKAIKQVEIVICAIPSKNVLDQKLLIQAIKEAGCIKRFIPSEFGADPDKAQIPDLDYGFYAKKSEIRRVIEKEGIPYTYISCNFFTRYLLPSLAQPGLNTPPRDRVKIFGDGNTKAVFVEESDVATFTICTVDDPRTLNKVLYLRPPGNVCSMNELVEIWEMKIAKKLEKVYISEEQLLKSIKETPFPSNSEMIFIYSAFIKGDHTYFDIEPSGINVFHIFHVF; this is encoded by the exons ATGGCTGAAGAGAAGAGCAGAATCCTGATAATCGGAGCCACAGGGAAACTGGGCCATTATTTGGTGAACGCTAGCCTGGCATCTGGCCATCCAACATTCGCTCTCGTCCGAGAAACCTCTTCCTCTGAACCCCAAAAAGCTCAACTCCTCCATTCCTTGGCAAATGCCGGAGTGAAACTCATTCAT GGTTCGCTGCAAGATCTGGAGAGTCTCGTTAAAGCGATAAAGCAAGTAGAAATCGTTATCTGCGCCATTCCTTCCAAAAATGTCCTCGATCAGAAGCTCCTCATTCAAGCTATCAAAGAAGCTGGATGCATCAAA AGGTTCATTCCATCAGAATTTGGAGCAGATCCTGATAAAGCCCAGATTCCTGACCTTGACTATGGCTTCTATGCAAAGAAATCAGAGATCCGACGTGTTATAGAAAAGGAAGGCATTCCATACACCTACATCTCCTGCAACTTCTTCACAAGATATTTACTTCCATCACTTGCGCAACCAGGTCTTAATACGCCTCCAAGAGACAGAGTCAAGATCTTTGGAGATGGAAACACAAAAG CTGTTTTTGTGGAGGAATCTGATGTTGCTACCTTTACAATATGTACTGTCGATGACCCGAGGACTTTGAACAAAGTGTTGTATCTGAGGCCTCCTGGCAATGTTTGCTCCATGAATGAGCTGGTTGAGATTTGGGAGATGAAGATTGCAAAGAAGCTTGAGAAGGTTTACATATCAGAGGAACAACTTCTTAAGAGCATTAAAG AGACTCCATTCCCGAGCAACTCTGAGATGATCTTTATATATTCTGCTTTCATAAAGGGAGACCATACATACTTTGACATCGAACCCTCCGGCATCAATG tcTTTCACATTTTTCATGTCTTTTAG